A genomic window from Candidatus Omnitrophota bacterium includes:
- a CDS encoding PhoPQ-activated protein PqaA family protein, producing MNCRRADHLVCIGALLALSFLLVGNMPASAASNALQEYIENPDPAYSWVNYDRGEAEGLDIYYLQLHSQTWMGIPWCHQLTILMPKERAQSDCALLFINGGSNENGQPKWKKADKETLQFFGRMAVGCGCPAAILSQVPNQPLFDGKKEDEIISFTFDKFLKTKDPNWPLLFPMVKSAVKAMDAVQAFCGDKLQWKVKKFVVSGASKRGWTTWLTGAADKRVKGIAPMVIDTLNMGPQMKHQVESFGSYSQQIEDYTKLNLPDKLGSPEGKVLTDLVDPYVYRRKLNIPKLIFMGTNDEYWPVDAIKYYFDDLQGEKYIHYVPNAGHDLGGGEQAVRALGAFFYQCARGEKHPKVTWRLSQKEDEAVLKVAADESVISANLWTVLSSDRDFRNDKWSSLPCGEENSPKFAAEVSFPKSGYKAFYVECVFPSPLGETYSQCTRVYVANPLGVMD from the coding sequence ATGAACTGTCGTCGCGCAGACCATCTCGTTTGCATCGGCGCTCTTTTGGCGCTATCTTTTCTCCTGGTTGGAAATATGCCTGCATCCGCCGCTTCAAACGCTCTCCAAGAATATATTGAAAATCCCGATCCCGCCTATTCCTGGGTCAATTACGATCGCGGTGAGGCGGAAGGTTTGGATATATACTATCTCCAACTCCACTCCCAAACCTGGATGGGCATTCCCTGGTGTCACCAGTTAACGATTCTCATGCCGAAAGAACGCGCCCAATCGGATTGCGCGCTGCTTTTCATCAACGGCGGCTCCAACGAAAACGGCCAACCCAAATGGAAAAAGGCGGACAAGGAAACGCTCCAGTTTTTCGGACGCATGGCCGTTGGCTGCGGCTGCCCGGCGGCCATCCTCAGCCAAGTCCCCAACCAACCTCTGTTTGACGGTAAAAAGGAAGACGAAATCATCTCCTTTACCTTCGATAAATTCCTAAAAACTAAGGATCCCAATTGGCCGCTTCTTTTTCCTATGGTCAAAAGCGCCGTCAAGGCGATGGACGCCGTTCAAGCATTCTGCGGCGATAAATTGCAATGGAAAGTAAAGAAATTCGTCGTCTCCGGCGCTTCCAAGCGCGGCTGGACCACCTGGCTGACCGGCGCCGCCGATAAGCGCGTCAAAGGCATTGCGCCGATGGTCATCGATACGCTGAACATGGGACCGCAAATGAAGCACCAGGTCGAATCCTTTGGATCGTACAGCCAACAAATCGAGGATTATACGAAATTGAATTTGCCGGACAAACTCGGCTCTCCCGAAGGAAAAGTGCTAACCGATCTTGTCGATCCCTACGTCTACCGCCGGAAACTTAACATCCCCAAATTGATTTTCATGGGCACGAACGACGAATATTGGCCGGTCGACGCCATCAAGTATTATTTTGACGATCTCCAAGGCGAAAAGTACATCCATTACGTCCCCAACGCCGGTCACGACCTCGGCGGCGGCGAACAGGCCGTGCGCGCTTTGGGCGCCTTCTTCTATCAATGCGCCCGAGGCGAAAAACATCCCAAAGTGACATGGCGTCTTTCGCAAAAAGAAGATGAAGCCGTATTGAAAGTCGCAGCGGACGAGAGCGTCATCAGCGCGAACCTCTGGACCGTTCTTTCCTCCGACCGGGATTTCCGCAACGACAAATGGTCCAGCCTTCCCTGCGGCGAAGAAAATTCCCCCAAATTCGCCGCTGAAGTATCCTTCCCCAAATCGGGTTACAAAGCCTTTTACGTAGAATGCGTCTTCCCCAGCCCCCTGGGAGAAACCTACTCCCAATGCACCCGCGTCTACGTCGCCAATCCGTTAGGAGTGATGGATTGA
- a CDS encoding DUF2188 domain-containing protein: MSNYPAKEKSNSTVQMPKSPQNEKKLGMRTIIGLDKPTNLDAEAVSKAIDYCYEVRTLLVSYSDLHKWSIVKAGKMLKNFATKNEAVNYGRRLAKKNNYDLIIHRKDGKIIESIRHGLIPMRRAPK; the protein is encoded by the coding sequence ATGTCCAATTATCCAGCAAAAGAAAAATCAAATTCTACGGTACAAATGCCAAAATCGCCTCAGAATGAAAAAAAACTCGGAATGAGAACGATAATCGGTTTGGACAAGCCTACGAATTTGGATGCAGAAGCTGTAAGCAAAGCTATTGATTATTGTTACGAAGTAAGAACCTTATTAGTGTCTTATTCGGATTTGCATAAATGGTCAATAGTGAAAGCGGGTAAAATGCTTAAAAATTTCGCCACTAAAAATGAAGCGGTTAATTATGGACGCCGTTTAGCGAAAAAAAATAATTACGACCTGATTATTCATAGAAAAGATGGGAAAATCATCGAATCCATCCGTCATGGCTTGATCCCCATGAGGCGCGCCCCCAAATGA
- a CDS encoding ARMT1-like domain-containing protein yields MKYQAPCIDCAKRQGIRIYQLVRNGNHHSLECLESLRRELDAIIDPADPALSPAELSLFAIRLAQNHAGSRDPFAEIKKANNRMALELYPSLKERITQSSEPLHIASKLAACGNIIDLGIHEDFDIQATIDKVMREGFQRDDYRKFAEALDEAEGKSERLLLYFCDNAGEIVFDKVFIEEIRKHYPLLEIAAVVRSVPVLNDATMEDAKTVGLDRMANVIENGNDELGTILTKASKELKALYEKADIIVSKGQANYETLPLADKRIFFILKAKCEVIAASLGVKLWDAVMMRGNG; encoded by the coding sequence ATGAAATATCAAGCGCCTTGCATCGATTGCGCCAAGCGCCAAGGGATTCGGATTTATCAGTTGGTTCGGAATGGAAATCATCATTCGCTCGAATGCCTGGAATCGTTGCGGCGGGAACTCGACGCCATCATCGATCCCGCCGATCCCGCTTTGAGTCCGGCGGAACTGTCGTTATTCGCCATTCGTTTGGCGCAAAACCATGCGGGTAGCCGCGATCCATTCGCGGAAATAAAAAAGGCGAACAATCGAATGGCTTTGGAATTATACCCTTCATTGAAAGAACGAATTACGCAGAGTTCCGAACCTCTCCATATCGCCAGCAAACTGGCCGCTTGCGGCAACATTATCGACCTGGGGATTCATGAGGATTTCGATATTCAGGCGACGATCGATAAAGTGATGCGTGAGGGTTTCCAGCGCGACGATTACCGGAAATTCGCTGAGGCGCTCGACGAAGCGGAAGGAAAATCGGAGAGATTGCTGCTTTATTTTTGCGATAATGCAGGTGAAATCGTCTTCGATAAAGTATTCATCGAAGAGATACGGAAGCATTATCCCCTTTTGGAAATCGCCGCCGTCGTCCGCAGCGTTCCCGTGCTCAACGACGCCACGATGGAGGACGCTAAGACCGTCGGATTAGATCGGATGGCGAATGTCATAGAAAACGGCAATGACGAATTAGGAACGATCCTAACGAAAGCCAGTAAGGAATTGAAAGCGTTATACGAAAAAGCGGATATCATCGTCTCGAAAGGGCAAGCGAATTACGAAACTTTACCGCTCGCGGATAAGAGGATTTTCTTTATTTTAAAAGCGAAATGCGAAGTGATCGCGGCTTCGTTGGGAGTGAAACTTTGGGATGCGGTGATGATGAGAGGTAATGGATAA
- a CDS encoding tetratricopeptide repeat protein gives MNRIILILAIAGILGVLLAPMEAQSQRYYYRPYFAGSGYAYAYPLLVRYERPIFGNQYPYEFKRRPLSVPDTSRLALPKTQIVYVNSPYSFSPLPYASYYPPPSLSSYGNLEAVSPYRPPISERQIPPSVSPPSPPPRPQEESQSFAEHLTEANRLFKQRDYVNSVPEFRQATNKQPSNAPSQMGFALALFATGDYGAAASTLRQALKLHSAWYDKAVDLSVYYGDLNDFKAHFALLDRYLLKQADNLNVKFLWGYLHFVEGRLQKAADALAQILEKDPNELEATTMLGRLAAKQLEP, from the coding sequence ATGAATCGTATAATCCTCATATTGGCCATCGCGGGCATTCTCGGCGTACTTCTCGCGCCGATGGAAGCCCAATCCCAGCGCTATTATTATCGCCCCTATTTCGCAGGCAGCGGCTACGCTTACGCCTATCCTCTTCTTGTCCGTTACGAACGGCCCATCTTCGGCAATCAATATCCCTACGAATTCAAACGCCGTCCGCTCAGCGTGCCCGATACGTCGCGCCTCGCCTTGCCGAAAACGCAAATCGTCTACGTCAATTCGCCTTATTCTTTTTCGCCTCTGCCATACGCTTCTTATTACCCGCCGCCTTCTCTTTCCTCTTACGGGAATCTGGAGGCCGTTAGTCCTTATCGTCCCCCCATCTCCGAACGCCAAATTCCGCCATCCGTTTCTCCCCCGTCTCCCCCGCCCCGCCCTCAAGAGGAGAGCCAATCTTTCGCCGAGCATTTGACGGAAGCCAACCGGCTGTTCAAGCAACGGGATTACGTAAACTCCGTTCCTGAATTCCGCCAGGCAACGAACAAGCAGCCCAGCAACGCTCCCTCGCAAATGGGTTTCGCCCTGGCTCTCTTCGCAACAGGCGATTACGGCGCAGCGGCGTCCACGTTGCGGCAAGCGCTCAAACTGCATTCCGCCTGGTACGACAAAGCGGTGGATTTATCGGTCTATTACGGCGATTTGAACGATTTCAAGGCCCATTTTGCGCTGCTCGACCGCTATCTCCTCAAACAGGCAGACAATTTGAACGTAAAATTTCTCTGGGGATATCTGCATTTCGTGGAAGGAAGGCTGCAAAAAGCGGCGGACGCCCTGGCGCAAATTTTGGAAAAAGATCCCAACGAATTGGAAGCGACAACAATGCTGGGACGCTTAGCCGCTAAACAGCTGGAACCATAA
- a CDS encoding glycosyltransferase family 9 protein, whose protein sequence is MVNNPPTSVRWLLMRNGAIGDTILLSSAILAIREQYPCAWIELMGNKERMELLTGAGLADCAVSSEYKGVESLFWMDVPIHPVLKEYLSAFDFIICYTASKELALKERLQVRQDQIVRIHPALPDAEGSIHASRHYLHALDGLVPIDQLQAPRLSLTKAEIAAAQRRLDELGIDRSRHFLLVLHAGAGSRAKQAPPPWFAHAAQALQRRWPLQILLTQGPADGEAVESVLHFLGNSNVVLLQDEPLRSLAAILKQADLFIGNDSGVTHMAAAAGCPSLAIFTAANPAVWAPLGDHVRIVDARLSV, encoded by the coding sequence GTGGTTAATAATCCGCCAACGTCCGTCCGCTGGCTTTTGATGCGCAACGGCGCTATCGGCGATACGATTCTGTTATCCAGCGCTATTCTTGCCATTCGTGAACAATACCCTTGCGCTTGGATCGAATTGATGGGGAACAAGGAGCGAATGGAACTGTTGACAGGCGCGGGACTGGCTGATTGCGCCGTCTCTTCCGAATATAAGGGCGTGGAAAGCCTTTTTTGGATGGACGTTCCGATTCATCCGGTTCTTAAAGAATACTTAAGCGCCTTCGATTTTATTATCTGTTATACCGCTTCCAAAGAATTGGCTTTAAAAGAACGGTTGCAGGTTCGCCAAGATCAAATCGTTCGAATACATCCCGCATTGCCTGATGCGGAAGGTTCCATCCATGCCTCTCGGCATTATCTTCATGCGCTGGATGGTTTAGTCCCCATCGATCAATTACAAGCGCCGCGTCTCTCGCTAACGAAAGCGGAAATCGCCGCCGCCCAACGGCGTTTGGATGAACTGGGCATCGATCGTTCGCGCCATTTTTTACTGGTTCTTCATGCGGGGGCGGGGAGCCGTGCGAAACAAGCGCCGCCGCCATGGTTCGCTCATGCGGCGCAGGCATTGCAACGGCGCTGGCCGCTGCAAATATTGCTTACGCAAGGTCCCGCTGACGGGGAGGCGGTGGAAAGCGTTTTGCATTTTTTGGGAAATAGTAATGTGGTTCTTTTGCAAGACGAACCTTTGCGTTCTCTTGCCGCGATTCTAAAACAGGCGGATTTGTTTATAGGGAACGACAGCGGCGTTACGCATATGGCGGCGGCGGCGGGATGCCCGTCGCTGGCGATTTTCACCGCCGCTAATCCGGCGGTTTGGGCGCCTCTGGGCGATCATGTTCGCATTGTAGACGCCCGTCTTTCCGTCTAA
- the ribE gene encoding 6,7-dimethyl-8-ribityllumazine synthase, translating into MSQYIEGNLNAAGKTFGIVVSRFNSFITERLLEGALDAIIRHGGEEEHISIVRVPGSWEIPLVLKKMALTDEFDALIALSAVIRGETPHFDYVAAEASKGVAHVSLETGVPISFGVLTTNTIEQAIERAGTKAGNKGFDAALAAIEMANICEQL; encoded by the coding sequence ATGTCGCAATACATCGAAGGAAATCTGAACGCCGCTGGGAAGACTTTCGGCATCGTAGTATCGCGTTTCAATAGTTTTATCACCGAACGATTGCTGGAGGGCGCGTTGGACGCCATTATCCGGCATGGGGGCGAGGAAGAACATATCTCCATCGTGCGCGTTCCGGGATCGTGGGAAATCCCCTTGGTGCTGAAGAAGATGGCGCTCACCGACGAATTCGACGCTTTGATCGCGCTTTCCGCCGTCATTCGGGGCGAAACGCCCCACTTCGATTACGTGGCGGCGGAAGCATCCAAAGGCGTCGCCCATGTGAGCCTGGAGACCGGCGTTCCGATTTCGTTCGGCGTTCTCACCACCAACACCATCGAACAGGCCATAGAGCGCGCGGGAACCAAAGCCGGCAATAAGGGTTTCGACGCCGCCCTCGCCGCTATCGAAATGGCCAATATTTGCGAGCAGTTATGA
- a CDS encoding riboflavin synthase yields MFTGIVREVGKLAEVVQLGESARLRISAPMTAPESNLGDSICVNGVCLTVAALDEECFWADLSCETLTRTTFANAKAGALLNIEPSLRPTDKMGGHIVAGHVDAVGAIESLSVEGRLWFRFPNRLAPYIAEKGSICIEGISLTVTEAGEDRAGAALIPHTIQNTNLRAKKPGDPINIEIDILARYIQRLLSMGAVELGSGLTAEKLRQYGF; encoded by the coding sequence ATGTTTACCGGCATTGTGCGCGAAGTAGGAAAATTGGCGGAAGTCGTTCAGCTTGGCGAATCCGCCAGACTGCGCATCTCCGCCCCGATGACCGCGCCGGAGTCCAACCTGGGCGATAGCATATGCGTCAATGGAGTTTGCTTGACAGTCGCCGCGTTGGATGAGGAATGCTTCTGGGCCGATCTTTCCTGCGAGACGTTGACGCGCACAACTTTCGCCAACGCGAAAGCGGGCGCCCTGCTGAATATTGAACCTTCCCTGCGTCCTACGGATAAAATGGGTGGACATATTGTCGCTGGTCATGTTGATGCGGTCGGCGCCATCGAATCCTTGAGCGTGGAAGGAAGGCTTTGGTTTCGTTTTCCCAACCGCCTGGCTCCTTATATCGCCGAGAAGGGATCGATCTGCATCGAGGGGATCAGTTTGACGGTTACGGAAGCGGGTGAAGACCGCGCCGGAGCCGCGCTTATCCCCCATACCATCCAAAACACCAACCTGCGCGCGAAAAAACCGGGAGACCCCATTAATATCGAAATCGATATTCTTGCCCGCTACATCCAAAGGCTGCTATCGATGGGCGCCGTCGAACTTGGTTCTGGATTGACAGCCGAAAAGCTGCGGCAATACGGTTTTTGA
- a CDS encoding glycosyltransferase family 39 protein: MIDFILYIGTGFCLAAGGEAIGAYTLRFLGMPSDCPKAIAWGVGMVWLSAFLIILGSTGGYAAPAFWAIWAFYFAAAVIRAISMRKIWLAYFWKEGNLSSSVYQVCIAVMLIVCLGTVFTPETRSDPYDYHLSTPNLYLAYGKIVEITWHVFTYMPKNGEILYGFALGLGDDSLAKLIHYLFGVFILLALGSFVKQLLHPEAGWLAAQLAATLPLFGFLATSAYIDLIRAFWELMALWFLYFVWREEKEAMKSRCLLFSCFFAGMAMGTKYVAWLVFFIPYTFLLILTLRNFSVRRWLRLLFPAAVLGLLPMLPWLIYNAVWTGNPVYPLMPTLFGTHTPAAGQAYDFFRHHAPAADTYSAGNILPFWLNRVWLLLLDGNALLILGGASLLASVWWKKIGIGAQLPGYVFAGLSIHILLSFLLFSLFVDNNDGRFFASTLILLAIPAVFSLYAVRDALQNMESLQRFLLPAAAMVFFFNAITYRYVQLQDLKESVLPMFSAEQRSDFLTKRFFAYPAIEWANGHLPLDAYVLGIGYPLQRKHISGIKYGYLPFLENLPETIEASELAKRLSGAGITHLVEPFPNLAKNLDLSILKPDYLIPVYRHRRTSIYLLRKPDASG, from the coding sequence TTGATCGATTTCATTCTCTACATCGGAACCGGATTTTGTCTTGCGGCGGGCGGCGAAGCGATCGGCGCTTACACATTGCGGTTTTTAGGAATGCCGTCCGATTGCCCCAAAGCCATCGCGTGGGGCGTAGGGATGGTTTGGCTTTCGGCGTTCCTGATTATATTGGGATCGACGGGAGGCTACGCCGCGCCGGCGTTTTGGGCGATTTGGGCGTTTTATTTCGCCGCCGCCGTCATTCGCGCGATATCTATGCGCAAAATCTGGCTGGCTTATTTTTGGAAAGAAGGGAATCTGTCTTCCAGCGTCTATCAAGTCTGCATCGCCGTCATGCTTATCGTTTGTCTCGGCACGGTTTTTACGCCCGAAACCCGCAGCGATCCTTACGACTATCATCTATCAACGCCCAACCTCTATCTAGCGTATGGGAAGATTGTGGAAATTACTTGGCACGTCTTCACGTATATGCCGAAAAATGGGGAAATTCTCTATGGTTTTGCGTTGGGATTGGGAGACGATTCCCTCGCTAAGCTGATCCATTACCTCTTCGGTGTTTTTATTTTGCTGGCCTTGGGATCGTTCGTCAAACAGCTGTTGCATCCGGAAGCGGGGTGGTTGGCGGCGCAGTTGGCCGCGACGCTGCCGTTATTCGGTTTTTTGGCGACCTCAGCGTATATCGATCTCATTCGCGCCTTTTGGGAACTAATGGCGTTATGGTTTCTTTACTTTGTTTGGCGGGAAGAGAAGGAAGCTATGAAAAGCCGCTGCTTGCTCTTTTCCTGTTTTTTCGCCGGTATGGCGATGGGAACCAAATACGTCGCCTGGCTGGTTTTTTTCATTCCATATACTTTTTTATTGATTTTAACTTTACGAAATTTCTCCGTTCGCCGGTGGCTGCGGCTGCTCTTTCCCGCTGCTGTTTTAGGGCTTCTCCCCATGTTGCCTTGGCTTATTTACAATGCCGTTTGGACAGGCAATCCTGTGTATCCGCTTATGCCTACACTTTTCGGAACGCATACTCCCGCCGCAGGCCAGGCTTACGATTTTTTCCGCCATCACGCTCCCGCGGCGGATACCTATAGCGCTGGGAATATTCTTCCTTTTTGGCTAAATCGCGTTTGGCTTTTATTGTTGGACGGAAATGCGCTGCTGATCCTGGGCGGCGCATCCCTGTTGGCTTCCGTTTGGTGGAAAAAGATCGGCATCGGAGCGCAATTGCCGGGGTATGTTTTCGCAGGATTATCTATCCATATTCTTCTATCGTTCTTATTGTTTTCGCTATTCGTGGATAATAACGACGGACGTTTTTTTGCTTCGACATTGATCCTGTTGGCGATTCCCGCCGTTTTTTCCCTCTATGCCGTCAGGGACGCCCTGCAGAACATGGAATCGCTACAGCGATTTTTACTGCCAGCAGCGGCTATGGTTTTCTTTTTCAATGCGATTACTTATCGTTATGTTCAATTGCAGGATTTGAAGGAATCCGTTTTGCCGATGTTCAGCGCCGAGCAGCGCAGCGATTTTCTTACTAAGCGATTTTTCGCCTATCCCGCCATCGAATGGGCGAATGGGCATCTTCCTCTGGATGCTTACGTATTGGGAATCGGCTATCCCTTACAGCGGAAGCATATTTCCGGCATTAAATACGGCTATCTTCCTTTTTTGGAGAATCTCCCCGAAACGATAGAGGCTTCAGAACTGGCGAAACGGTTAAGCGGCGCAGGGATTACGCATTTGGTCGAACCGTTTCCCAATCTGGCGAAAAACCTCGATTTATCCATTCTCAAACCGGATTATCTCATCCCCGTTTACCGCCATCGGCGAACTTCGATTTATCTGTTGCGAAAGCCTGACGCCAGTGGTTAA
- a CDS encoding radical SAM protein, producing MMRVTFVFDNVSLSHQPLGPCYISAVLKEAGHSVSGVNVDEGPDYVEKIVRTAPGILAFSTTTSQMPLYLKVNRELRREYSCFSLFGGHHPTFFPQMIEEEGVDAICVGEGEYPMLELLDLYESGKDYTGVAGMNYNINGKIVSNPPRPFIDNKSLNQLPFPDRELIRDFPIWKYRIGYVIAGRGCPYDCSFCFNHVSRDTQAGRWTRIRSVDNVLAELRWLKDVYKVLYIAFQDDTFILNRRWLREFLPRYGEEIGLPFMCNVRCDLTDEEEAQLLSQAGCIRVAMGIENGQDDLRQKILAKNISTEEIQNACDLYYKYGIRVMGQNMIGVPGETVESTISTIELNIRARTHINMFSFFQPFPGTKLAELCAAEYGFSGDLNEIPREYQDRLADSIKLNDKELIEKIGQCAHLFTSYPRVFWFTKKVLSWLPSLRLKLWYLDILVRIKRELLKKGEAGLPAVWHQPKFIMEAARSEQPDIPIQSVGREIRREAA from the coding sequence ATGATGCGAGTCACTTTCGTATTCGATAATGTATCGTTAAGCCACCAACCCTTAGGTCCTTGCTACATTTCCGCCGTGCTCAAAGAGGCGGGACACTCCGTTTCCGGCGTCAACGTTGACGAAGGTCCTGATTACGTGGAAAAAATTGTCCGCACTGCGCCCGGCATCCTCGCCTTTTCCACGACAACGAGCCAGATGCCGCTATATTTGAAGGTTAACCGCGAACTGAGGCGGGAATATTCCTGCTTCTCGCTCTTCGGCGGCCACCACCCCACCTTCTTTCCCCAAATGATTGAAGAAGAAGGCGTCGACGCCATCTGCGTCGGCGAGGGAGAATACCCCATGCTCGAATTGCTCGACCTGTACGAATCGGGAAAAGATTACACTGGCGTTGCAGGCATGAATTACAATATAAACGGCAAGATCGTCTCCAATCCCCCGCGTCCCTTCATCGACAATAAAAGCCTCAACCAACTTCCCTTCCCCGATCGCGAACTGATTCGCGATTTCCCCATCTGGAAATATCGCATCGGCTACGTCATTGCGGGACGAGGCTGCCCTTACGATTGCTCCTTCTGTTTCAATCACGTCTCCCGCGACACCCAGGCGGGACGTTGGACCCGCATCCGCAGCGTGGATAACGTTCTCGCCGAATTGAGGTGGCTCAAAGACGTTTACAAAGTCCTCTACATCGCCTTCCAGGACGACACCTTTATCCTCAACCGCCGCTGGCTGCGGGAATTTTTACCCCGCTACGGCGAGGAAATCGGCCTGCCCTTTATGTGCAACGTGCGCTGCGACCTTACGGACGAGGAAGAAGCCCAGCTTCTGTCCCAAGCGGGCTGCATCCGCGTGGCGATGGGAATCGAGAACGGCCAGGACGATCTCCGGCAGAAGATTCTCGCCAAAAATATCAGCACGGAAGAGATTCAAAACGCTTGCGATCTTTATTACAAATACGGCATCCGCGTCATGGGCCAAAATATGATCGGCGTACCCGGCGAAACGGTGGAATCAACGATATCCACCATTGAACTCAATATCCGCGCCCGCACCCACATCAATATGTTCTCCTTCTTCCAACCCTTCCCAGGAACGAAACTCGCCGAGTTATGCGCGGCGGAATACGGCTTCAGCGGCGATCTCAACGAAATCCCCCGCGAGTATCAGGACCGGTTAGCGGACAGCATCAAACTGAACGACAAGGAATTGATCGAGAAAATCGGACAATGCGCCCATCTTTTCACCAGTTATCCCCGCGTATTCTGGTTCACGAAAAAAGTATTATCGTGGCTGCCATCCCTCCGCTTAAAACTCTGGTACTTGGATATCCTCGTTCGTATCAAAAGAGAACTGCTCAAAAAGGGCGAGGCCGGTCTCCCCGCCGTCTGGCATCAGCCCAAATTCATCATGGAAGCCGCCCGCTCCGAACAGCCGGATATTCCCATTCAATCCGTAGGCCGTGAAATCCGGCGGGAAGCGGCGTAA
- a CDS encoding bifunctional 3,4-dihydroxy-2-butanone-4-phosphate synthase/GTP cyclohydrolase II produces the protein MTLSVEQAIEDLKQGKMLIVTDDQSRENEGDLVYPAQIITQEQVNFIITVAKGLLCVSMEKDRAQRLDLDLMTAQNTSLHHTSFTVSVDALQGTTTGISAKDRATTIRRLADENAKPEDFGRPGHVFPLISKVGGVLRRQGHTEAVTDLLKIAGLTPVGALCEILDEEGNAARMPALEELSQKYGIGIVTIEDLIAYRHRIEKLVNQILVTKLPSKYGDFNLHLFENQVDDKIHLALVKGDVTTPEPVLLRVHDECLTGDVLGSLRCDCGEQLAAALRAIEKEGRGVLLYMKQEGRGIGLVEKLRAYVLQDQGYDTVEANLKLGHKPDERDYGIGAQILSSLGIRKMRLMTNNPRKIVGLSAFGLEIVERVPLQVGLNEHNIHYLKTKEKKMGHIFM, from the coding sequence ATGACGCTAAGCGTAGAACAGGCGATCGAAGATCTGAAGCAAGGCAAAATGCTCATCGTTACCGACGACCAAAGCCGGGAGAACGAGGGGGATTTAGTCTATCCCGCGCAAATCATCACCCAGGAACAGGTGAATTTCATCATTACCGTGGCTAAGGGATTGTTATGCGTTTCTATGGAAAAGGATCGGGCGCAGCGGCTCGATCTCGATTTGATGACGGCGCAGAATACGTCCCTGCACCATACTAGTTTTACCGTGAGCGTCGATGCGCTGCAAGGAACGACAACTGGCATATCCGCCAAGGACCGGGCGACAACGATCCGGCGTCTCGCCGATGAAAACGCCAAACCGGAAGATTTCGGTCGTCCGGGGCATGTTTTTCCCCTGATTTCCAAGGTTGGCGGCGTTCTGCGGCGCCAAGGCCATACGGAGGCGGTTACCGATTTGTTGAAAATCGCCGGATTGACTCCCGTCGGCGCTCTCTGCGAAATTCTTGATGAAGAAGGCAATGCGGCGCGAATGCCCGCTTTGGAAGAGCTTTCGCAAAAATACGGCATCGGCATCGTTACGATCGAGGATTTGATCGCTTACCGCCATCGAATCGAAAAATTGGTCAATCAAATATTGGTGACGAAATTGCCCTCTAAATACGGCGATTTTAATCTTCACCTTTTCGAGAATCAGGTGGACGACAAAATCCATTTGGCTTTAGTGAAAGGCGACGTAACCACGCCGGAGCCAGTATTGTTGCGGGTTCACGACGAATGCCTCACGGGCGACGTCCTGGGTTCGCTGCGCTGCGACTGCGGCGAACAATTGGCCGCCGCTCTACGGGCGATCGAAAAGGAAGGGCGCGGCGTTCTGTTGTATATGAAGCAAGAAGGGCGCGGCATCGGCCTCGTGGAAAAACTGCGCGCTTACGTGCTTCAGGATCAAGGCTACGACACCGTGGAAGCGAATCTGAAACTGGGACACAAGCCTGATGAAAGGGATTATGGAATCGGCGCGCAGATTCTTTCTTCGCTCGGCATCCGCAAAATGCGCTTGATGACCAACAATCCGCGCAAGATCGTAGGCTTGTCCGCCTTTGGATTGGAAATCGTGGAGCGAGTTCCCCTGCAAGTGGGACTGAACGAGCATAATATTCATTACTTGAAAACCAAAGAAAAGAAAATGGGGCATATATTTATGTAA
- the nusB gene encoding transcription antitermination factor NusB, translating into MTRSSGFRRAGREYALRVLFGFDFLRGLGEEHPILFSPNWWKDDDCLFINSESESFARQLILSACKEQSRIDQFIQKHSKHWRLDRMSPVERNILRLSVCELLDEKGAPPKAIINEAVELAKCYGDVDSPRFLNGVLDALAANIRRSGNEPKNSG; encoded by the coding sequence ATGACCCGATCATCCGGTTTTCGCCGCGCTGGGCGCGAATACGCCTTGAGAGTGCTTTTCGGTTTCGATTTTCTTCGCGGGCTGGGAGAAGAACATCCCATTCTTTTTTCGCCGAACTGGTGGAAGGATGACGACTGCCTTTTCATCAATTCGGAATCGGAATCGTTCGCCCGGCAGTTAATCCTAAGCGCTTGCAAGGAACAAAGCCGAATCGATCAATTCATCCAGAAACATTCTAAGCATTGGCGCTTGGACCGCATGTCACCCGTGGAGCGCAACATCCTGCGCCTGTCCGTTTGCGAATTGCTCGACGAAAAGGGCGCTCCTCCCAAAGCGATTATCAACGAAGCCGTCGAACTGGCGAAATGCTACGGCGACGTCGATTCTCCCCGCTTTCTCAATGGCGTTCTGGATGCTTTAGCCGCTAATATCCGCCGATCCGGCAATGAACCTAAAAACAGCGGTTGA